The sequence GTGTGAATGGCCTGGTGGAGACGCATTTTCGTATTCAAACCCTTTGAATCTTGCCGAATCAGCATTTTCTTTTTCGGTTAGCTTTCGAGTGGATGGCGTTAGAAGAAATTTGGAAACATAGGCCGGATGCCTGATGTCTTTACGGAAATCCGTCGACCCGATTTGCTGTTGGAAAATGGCGGAAACGCCATCTACGTATAGTGATACGCCAAAGGTGCGGTCTGCGTCATTCGGTCCTGGCCGTCTCAAAGCATTAGGAAGGACGAAGCTTTTTGATTCATTGTTTCGAAGGTGAATTTGATATGGCTGGCCAGCAAACCTCGCTCTATCTACGAACATGTAGATTACGTTCCTGAACTCGCCTGATTGATCTGCTGCACGACGCAGCGTCAGTTCCTCAAAGTTTGAAGAGCCGATAGGCTTAGCCATCACCTTGATGCTAAAACGTCCAGAGATTTTGGAGTCCCAGGATGGCGTGAATGGATCTACGCCAGCTTTCGAAACGATGCGTTCGAATACATTTGAGACGGAATTTGGTGTTATAACCTTTACCTTGCAATCGAAATCCCCGTCCGGCCGCCGCTGCAAAGTACCTATGACCCCGATTCCGATTCCTTTATTTGATAGTTTTATTCGGGTGAATGCTGGGTCGCTATATTTTACTGCGACGGATCCACCAGTAGTTATGTCTAGTTCATCGATATCGAGCACCGCAAATCGATGAGCTAGGTTGTTTGTTTTGACATGTCGAGTCAGTGATTCCATAATGTGACCTTGCAGCTGAGTAGGGGCTATTCCCATTTCAGCTGACACAATGCCAGATGCATCTCCAAATCTGAAAACACCGATCTGTAGTTTTGCCGCACCTGTATTGTTGCTGGAGAGATATTCTCCAATCTCGGCTCCAATTTCAGTTCCCGCGCTTTGTAGATTTGGGTTTGTCGCCCCCAAAGCCTGTTGACTGGCTAGTGTCAAAAGACATCCGGCTAGGCAAAATATACACACAATAGTTTTACACATGTCATTTTCCTTTAGTTATAACGCGGCGTGGCGTAGTCACTTATTAACTGTTGAATGGTATCTCGTTGCGGCGTATCTGTGATCCTGAAACGCTAGGTGATTTGTTTGTGCACCAAGGATATGCGTTTGTGCTGCATTATTTCGCCGTCGGAAGGGCTTGTTGAATTGGCGGGTTGGCATCGTCAGGGTCATCCGTTTGATCGATAGGTACTCCCGGCTGGATCGGCGGGTTACTTGGCTGAATCGGTGGGTTGCTTGGTTGGCCTGGTTGGATCGGTGGGTTGTCCGGTTGGGTCGGTGGGCATGGGATGGGCGGACACGGGATGCAGTGAATAGGCGGACAAGGTGAGCAGTTAGGGATCGGTTTACAGACCGGTGATACCCTGCACCTTGTCTGGCTGTAGGGCATATGTTTGAGGCAAACTCGTCTGAATGACCAGCCGGCGTCTGCATTTACGCAGAACGGCTGGTTGGCCAAAAAAATACAGGACAGAAACGCAACTACACTGGCTCTTACCATTTCAATCTTTCTAGCTAAATGTGCAACTTGGTACGCGAGGAAGCAGGGGGGTCGTGGGTACTCCTTGTTTGTATTGCATGGTGAGTCCACGATCAAGCCTGCGGCGAGTAGATTTGCAGGAATGCCAAACGGATTGCTATTTTTATTCGCGGTTTTGACTAGCAAGAGTGCTAGCTGGTAGGAGAGCAATTGAGAGACAGCGTAATACCGAGACAGTAATTTGTTCCGTTTCAGTGGTACTGCTCGGGCCACGATGCCACTGGCGCACTGCTTCTGTAGGGCAGTCAAGTGTCTTGGGCAAGGAAAAGGGGACGGGGGTCTTTTGGGGCTACCCTTGACCTAGTGATTGATGTTCAGGCTCTCGCTGTTGATGGTGTTTTTTTGGCTGCGAATGGAAGCAGCCTTAGGTTGCGAGGCATCGCGCGGTTAACAATCAGTCGAGTGTCGGACGTCCGAATAGGAATAGACCCCCGTCCCTTTATCGATCACGTCCCTTTATCGATCGCCCGGATGTCGTCGCTCCGCGACTGGTTGGTTTGGTGCGGTGTCTTGGGACCTTGGGTTGAAACCCAAGGCTGGTCGGCTGGCGTCACTCTGTGACTATTGCGCGGACGTGTTGCCCAACCGAAAGATGGAGCGGTGAAATGCCGGTGATCTCGCGACCAGTGCTATCTGTGTCCAAGCGGCTGAACCGCGGAGCGGTGACACCTGTCAGCCTTGGGTTTCAACCCAAGGTCTGGATGATGGAAAAGACAATGCAACAGCCGCGGAGTGGCGACATCTGTTTTCACACGACCCGCCAAACCGGTCCGACGCTATATCCAAAGATCAGCGTCGAGGTTTCGGTAGCCGATGGCTTCGGCGAGGTGTTCTTCATTGATCGCTGGTTCGCCGGCTAGATCGGCGATCGTTCTAGCGACTCGCAAGATTTTGTCGTGGGCTCGGGCGGATAGGCCCAGCGATTCCACCCCGGCTTTGAGCAACGTCTTGCTGGCCGCGCTCAGTTCACAGTGCTGCCGCGTTTGACGGCTGCTCATTTGAGCGTTGTAGCGAATCGGACTGCCTTCGAACCGTTCGGCTTGCACGTCCCGAGCACGCATGACGGACTCTCGCATCGTTTCGCTGGTCTCACTCGACGCTGTGCGAGACGACAATTCGTCGAACGGTACCGCGGGAACCTCGATGTGAATGTCGACCCGATCCAAGAGCGGACCAGAGATCTTGCCCATGTAACGTTCGATTTGGGGCGGTGTGCAATTGCAGCTTCGTCGTGGATCTGACCTGTACCCGCAAGGGCACGGGTTCGCTGCCGCGATGAGCATGAAGTCCGCGGGGAAGGTTGTGCTTCGGAGAGCTCGCGAGATGGTGACGACACCATCTTCGAGTGGTTGACGCATGACCTCGAGCGTCTTGCGATTGAATTCAGGTAGCTCGTCCAAGAAGAGGATGCCGTTGTGAGCCTTGCTGATTTCACCCGGTGCCGGCGGGCTGCCTCCACCAACCAAGCCCGCGTCGCTGATCGTGTGGTGAGGGCTGCGGAAAGGACGCCGCGCCAACAATGGTTGTTTGGCTGGAAGCTGCCCCACGGCGCTGTAAATGCGAGTGGTCTCGATCGATTCCGCGGGTACTAGCGGAGGCAGGATCGTCGGCATGCGTTTGGCCAACATGGTTTTCCCGCTGCCAGGTGGTCCGATCATCAGCAAATTGTGACGACCGGCCGCGGCGATCGTCATCGCTCGTTTGGCGGATTCTTGGCCGCGCACATCAGCGAAGTCGACTTCGTATTCACTGAAGGCCTCAAAGATTTCTTCGACGCCACTGGGCACCGGCGGCACGTCGATCTCACCGGCGAAGAAGGCAACGCACTGGGACAGGCTGTCGACGGCGATCACTTCCAGGTCTTCAACGACCGCGGCTTCGGCGGCTGATTCGCTGGGCACGACCAATCCCTTCAGCGATTTGTCCTTGGCCGCTTCGATCGCGATCGACAGGGCACCTTTAACCGGGCGGGTGATTCCTTCGAGTGCCAGTTCACCGACAACGGCGTAGTCTTCCAGCCGATCGAGCACCAATTGACCGCTGCCCGCCAACACTCCCAAAGCAACCGGCAAGTCGAACGAAGGTGCTTGTTTGGGTAAGTCTCCAGGTGCCAGGTTGATGACCACGCGATCTTGCGGGCGGATGAAACCACTGTTGACGATCGCTCGTTCGACGCGGTGCGTGGATTCTTTGACCGCCGCTTCTGGCAAACCGACCAAGATTGTTTTGGGCATCGCGGCCGGAGAAATGTCCACTTCGACATCAACGGGCATCGCCTCGATACCGAGCAGAGTGAACGTTTTCAGACGTGCGAGCATGCAGACTATCCCATTCGAATTGCGGGCTTCGGCCGAAAAGTGCCATCCAAGGTCAAGGCAGCGGGCGTTTAGCAACCCACCAATCGTGACGGTGCACCGAAGCTGCCGCAACTAGGTATGCGACATTCGCTCGCCGGGCCCGCAGCCCAGAATGGAATTTAGCGAGAGGAATCCCAACCGCGACGGAAGGCTTCGAAGGCATCTCGGACGGCGGCGGGAGCTTGTCGGCGGTTGCCGCTGTCTTGCAGCCCTCGCTGGCCGTCTTGTTCGCCCGGAGCGGATTGGGAACGCATCGTCTTGGGAGCTCGCATACCGAGACTTCGCAAAGCCTCCTCGACGTCGGATCGGTCCAAGTTGGGGGCCGCACCCGGTTGATCGATTGGTTTGACGTTCTGCCAACGTTCGCGAAAACGTTGCAAGTCTTCGGGTGTCCATTTCAAACGGTCGAGCAAATTCTGATCGGGGTCCTGGCGGTTTTCATCGAGGTAGTCGAGCACCATGTCGGTGGCTCGTTTGGTGTACTCCATGTCAGCGGGGTCGGCTTTGGGAAGCTCTGCCTCGGACTCACCTTCGCCACTCAAATTTCCGTTGGCCGATGAGTCGCCGGAGAAGTTTGAGGTGTCGCCCGAATTGGATTCGGATTGCGATTGAGATCCTTCACCTTTGGAACCCGCCTTTTCTGAGCCACCAGGGGAAGCGTCGGACGACGCATTTTGGTTCGACGAATTTTGATCTCCCGTTTGATCGTTGGGGGTTCCTTGTTCCGAGCCATCGCCATTGGGTTCCGATCCATCGCCGCCGGATTGATTTGAATCACCAGCGTTTTGCGAACCGGTTTCGGCTGAGCCGTCCTCCCCGGCGTTGCCATCTTCGGATGGAAAAGTGTCATCTTGTGGTTGCCCTGGTTCTCCGTTTTGTTGTCCAGGTTCTCCGTTCGGTTGCCCTGGCTCTCCAGCTTGCTGTCCCGCTTCTCCCGTTTGAGC is a genomic window of Rhodopirellula bahusiensis containing:
- a CDS encoding YifB family Mg chelatase-like AAA ATPase translates to MLARLKTFTLLGIEAMPVDVEVDISPAAMPKTILVGLPEAAVKESTHRVERAIVNSGFIRPQDRVVINLAPGDLPKQAPSFDLPVALGVLAGSGQLVLDRLEDYAVVGELALEGITRPVKGALSIAIEAAKDKSLKGLVVPSESAAEAAVVEDLEVIAVDSLSQCVAFFAGEIDVPPVPSGVEEIFEAFSEYEVDFADVRGQESAKRAMTIAAAGRHNLLMIGPPGSGKTMLAKRMPTILPPLVPAESIETTRIYSAVGQLPAKQPLLARRPFRSPHHTISDAGLVGGGSPPAPGEISKAHNGILFLDELPEFNRKTLEVMRQPLEDGVVTISRALRSTTFPADFMLIAAANPCPCGYRSDPRRSCNCTPPQIERYMGKISGPLLDRVDIHIEVPAVPFDELSSRTASSETSETMRESVMRARDVQAERFEGSPIRYNAQMSSRQTRQHCELSAASKTLLKAGVESLGLSARAHDKILRVARTIADLAGEPAINEEHLAEAIGYRNLDADLWI